gcaagcggcaatggcgggcgagtgCTGCTAACCACGCGGCCGAGCAAACTCgcgacatcgaacgcaagcgacaacagcggactgcgggcataccgtcagtgacatcgttctccgcttcgcagccgaacgtgtgttgtaacctcataattgagaaatactttaatgaaccatcagGATTAacacagtgataaacaccggggccgcacgatTCAGCTTCATTGGATAACCATAtttacggagtggaagggcccGACTAATTTTTTTGCACTGGTTTGTGCATTCCCGTGTGAAACTCCTTGTGGATCATATGTGCTATTATGAAAACGTAGAAGAcaaaatgtcgcagcttcacccgaaaggcgaagcatcaattgtgatagcaaattagtagagagctatacggagtaaggatagtagttttatcagctgtataaacttggacatgcaccaacaccagcaacgcgcagaactgttgtcgacgccgtcggcgttttgcccgcgttcgcaccgaacgcgcgcggcgttggagACTATTGCCAGtccctctgggggcggctcggaggttttcgacgagatcagaaagggatactcgtcgagcagcgtcggaagtctttaccaccttctcgcctcgcaacgttttcatataaatacgcatttggtgccgcagctaaacgtctcctcccctcctcccctcccacaggctttcgcgcgacggaagatgtcgtgtttgctctccgccgtgctatagcctcctatatataaaATATAGGAGGCCATggccgcgcgttcgctccccgtgaaagcacgggTTCCTCggccgctttcactcgcacatacagcatacggcgagcggcgacgagttcatcgccgttggactccatacggaacctcatggccaCGGCgtcgacgacgccgacggcagaattccgcTTGAAgacccatataattgctatcgcaataataaagggGGTAGAATCCCTGAAGGTGCGCACCTTAATCGGAAGCAGCAGCCACCATTCGTTACCAACATCCATCTTAATCGGAAGCAACCACCACTATACGCACTATAGCAGACAGGCGAAGAAACGAAAAAGGGAAAGACAAGCGCATTCAGCAGCTCAGTGCGCTTCCTCCTCCTCTAGCAACCACTATAGACGTTTTGACGGATGCGTGTGCCGAGGTCAGCTCATTTGAGGCCGAATGCGTGACTAGGAGCCCGGGGCAAGTTTATCAGGCGTCTGATGACTGAACGACACTCGCGCCACTTTTACTGAAATACTGCGTCCAGGTACTTCTGCAAAACGGGGCTATTCTTGTCCAAACAGGTTACAGAAGGCGCCTTGGTAACGTCTAGAGAGGGTCGGCACTTATAGTCTCAGCATGCATGCACGTTCATCAAGAGCGCAAACGCCGATGTACATACGCTTCCTGAAGCATCAGTCGAGACAGTTTGAAACTGCATTCTTCTTTATTAAGGATGACGCCACATCTAGCAGTTGCTTTCTCCCTGCTGTCGCTCACATCCCTTCAGGCAGCATGGAACGCTCGGAGGAGACGCCAGCCCGGTAGACGCCCTCGCCAGTGGTCGCGACAACCGGGCAGCTAGGCAAGCAGTCGCCAACGCCGCTGCGCATCTCGGTCTCCTCCAAGGCCCGGATCTGTTGCTCGAGATGCTTCCTCTGTCGCTTGAGGTCCTTGATGGTGCGCTGCCACTCCCTGTTCTTTCGCTCCATCAGCTGTATATAGTCGGTGGCCCTCTTCAGGATCTGAGAGCGCGTAGCCCTCTCCCACTGCAGAGACGGCACGGCGTCCCGCAGGCAGTCGAACGTGAACTTGATCCGATCTCGTCGCCTTCGCTCGAGAGCGCTGCGGTGGGTCCTCCTCTCGGCCTCGACGTCCATGTCGCGTTCCTCGTCGTTCATCTTGTCAGGTGACGTGGTATCGCAAGCGTATCGGCTGCTGCAGCAGAACTGGAGACAGCGTTGGCGTAGAGCGAACGTGCAACAAGAGCGCGAGCAGTGAAAGCGCGTGCACCGCGTGGCAGCCGGAGGAGGAAGAAGTCGTAGTAGGCGACGTCCCTCGTGTAAGTGGCCCATACCCACTCGAGAGTTTCGCTTGAGCATTCAAGGAGATCGGAATCGTCGTTCGGAGCATTGGCGTCTGTGGGAAACGCTGTGGCGTCTCATGCAACGCTCCCCTCTTTCTACTACGTGTTGATGCGTTCTTGCATCTGTGAGTGGACTTCGCCGAGCCCGCTCGCCAGACCGTCGTCCGCGCTGCCTGCTCGCCCTGTCAACGACGTCGTCTCCGCCGATTTCCTCTTTTCCTTTTGTTATATGGAGGTCTATCCACGAGCTAGACTTAGTTATTGTCACCTGCGCGCTTGTCTAGCGCAGCCATTTCCGCGGCTAAGACGCGCGGTGAGCGTCGCCTGCCCACGAACTGTGCGGCAGCTAATCGTCAGCGCTGAGTCAATGCGGTTGCAGCACGAGCAGGCGCAACGCCTCTGCAGGGCCGACATCTACTGCCTCATCAACGACCACCTCCTGTTAGGAATTTCTTCGCACACAAATTTTTAAGAAGGGCGCTCTTCAAtagataaataaaagaaaaaaatcacaaacAGCATGACGACTGCCTTCCCCACATTTATAGATACttttgaaaaagtatctataaactagagtgtactagaatgggggagtgggtccagcggacgccttagcaagcggcgagggtgaagcaaaaaacacggaaaatgtggcggcgctgccgtcgccttcttccgAATCTACGGCCAATAAaagttggctccggctgtttcggcagcgctcattggctgaggcgagctcgcttGCCGAGAAGCTGTCGTCTGCTAGACGCACCGTTGtcgttgcgtcgtttgcgttttttccgccgctctttttccattttatctACTATAGATCGGTGGGTAATAATCTCAGTggtaccgccaccgagtatccgcctgtcaaaactccatgcagctgcggtagggtctccgacgcgacaagcgtccggccggcgagcggagccgctcattcgggagagagcgacggtggcgccacctagaTTTTCAATAAAATATGCCtcagccaatgcctcctttactagatgcccgccgcgtcgctcgctttcccattggggcggcggttcccttagttctgcatgaattccgtgaggcggcgctcgatgccttttcaacttccggcgacggcggcagcggcggccgaaTACTTCCGCCGGCGCGTTGATAGCGTCTGCCGCCTCCGAGACGGTAAGAGATGCCAcagtaatctcagaggccgcagcacgtgatctaggTTGCAGGCGTGCGTCATCAGGGGCGCTCGTTGCCTTTCCGCGGAGACGAAaaaagggagagggcacggaaccgggtttaTCGGAcaacgcggcaggcatctagtaaaggaggcattgcctcAGCGCAGAgtcctcgttggacccactcccccatggaggtaaaaaatactaggagggagcgtcacgtgattccgctagcctcggcaagccaacctcctctgaagccacccctccctctctcaggggccccgtgcgcggtgccttatggggcggaaaaggcccacaaggttgccggaacattcgtgattgtttggtacgtggtaacttttagtggcgcctgccgtcactggcttggaggcccgtatgcgggtggtggttttctgctactgcgcgcgtcgttcttcgcttcaaattaatgcgatgccttgaaacgtggagcaagactggggcgtctgactcatgaagacagaaaattttcaaggcgtcacttgcgcttaccaccgcggttagtggagttgccagcgctcgcggctcgaaacccgtccagacgcccgagtgtggtctatttttcccacgtactcaagtttcgtcaaatcagccgttgtgcaccttaagctgtggtgcgtattatcctcctaatttttcgtcccgctgtcttgcacctagaaagaaacgagatgtcttgagggacactctttctttctttcttttttttttttgtcgcattttcgcttaattaataaaaggctggtgtgcgtgttttattttgagataaataatttttgtcacgctgtcttgcacctaggaagaaacgagatgttttgaaggacacttttttgtcgcattttcgcttaataaaaggctctggtgggcgtgtttcattttgagagaaataaatagcattagcctgcattctaaacgccgaagtaatcgccgtttattcagattttacgtgtactattttgcaagattctgtggtgcgacgacgctgttgagacgcgcctcggggatcaattttcgttatataataaagcaaatggacgggatttgtgcattatctagagtttattcagctgtttccgaatgcgagtatagccccacagcataattatgtcctagaatcaaacactgccaggaggacccttcttcctctgctagtgtcaaacggcatgaaaactgaatacatagcggcaagggaaaaatggcagcattcatttgcacttgtggattcattgtgttgctggtgtacttgtactatggaaagcacttttttatgacaacagtaattgtttcattctttattcagtgtttattgcacctatagaagccagaagatttcacacaaatacagaaggaagccacatttataatttaaatgaagtacattgcaaagataatacacaaaagaaaattataaacagcaagtaggaaaacttattgtgccactgctcttctcggtatcagtattagcatacttgtatgccacagggcatttgtataataatgttatacaaagtaaactatatcacacatagtattgatacctttaataaaactggtcaatgggatcagctgtccttgaatgtagctgcagttttgcttacaatgccttgtatgcaacgcctatatacaaggcattgtaagcaaaacaaggcattgtaagtatacaatgccttgtatgcaatacagggctataattgtaaaatatttatatctgcactgtcctcacaaatatcgaaatgcttcggtgattgtgcttgtcagaaaagtcagcaatacatatgcagaaattaaaaaaagagtggtagttcacaaagtcaagttgaaacaattgatgtgaggtcagacccacaaagtaagtatgtcaacattaaaatacaatgcattttgctgcaagtaaaatgtacaacaaagcttatgttgtatcacatacgtacaaaaaagttagcaccgtcgaagctgagccaacacaccgcaattaggacgcgatggctctattacgttgtgaacctcaaatgaatgaatatttcacggtatttaaaacactcattgagtggtatacaccaaatgtttgtggttacagtgaatctggcatcataaaaggctattgtaaagcaagtgaacagagtgagcacattaaattatttaaatagtaacaccaacggtattccaggtggcagtggcaaatatccacaaaagtcaggtaaaagacatacaggataaacattaaaaaaaacattgtcatcctcaagcatatacctagctcacacataatccattgagagcattcacagcatgtccatgtcatcacacagtttgctctagtgaaaggtaggccagctaacctaccgtcattgtccacactgtttagcttgggctgaacagaacaattgtttaagcataatttgcatgcaggcgattcaagctacagcattcagcaagacaacaaacatgtacttgcagaatttacaataaggtatcacattttccctctataaaagtttgacatctgcatacaacgctcttcaacaatatatgcactttacaaagtcactcaaaaaacaaataaatgccttaacacaaaacctggtgggacagctgaagttgatggataaaggaattaattgtgtgggccatcatgaacataattcacccacgagaaaacttgtgtagcaattcttccagtactgcgagccgcaggcacccaagctcagacacattgcctgggtcagcagagtaaccatgatcctgtaaaattgcttctgtgagtggttcactggctgcagggcttctctgaggggtagtgaggttaattacatcgatggagtatggttttttcagaggagcgtacaaagagaatttcgatgtgttccaatagaaagcaatttccgccatcaatgtccttgacctcattacgaactatcagatgcttcaatgctgctgcaaactgctttgctgttgggttgtcattgcagcccccaaatgattttattgcagcaaaaaagtaactcaaggtggtcctgactgagcttggaagtcggaagatatgccaataggccattttctgtaatcaagtggttgtatggacggttgtctaagcacaccacaaagcaaatgaagcctgtctcttggttggtccctgtcattagtttaccagctgcagactccctaagcgagcaaaagtaggccataagttctttgacatacgcagtgacaggagccacattttcaggacacagcggtcctttttattcttcttgccttggatgtcttgaatttaaaatgtcaaatgcattgttgacatgcctgataaactcttctgttggcaaggaatttgaaaattttgaatttttttgagctctgcagtcaccaagaacatctgctaccgattgactaaacgtttgagccaacaatgagactttcatgggctggcttttccaggtaatatgtgcttgtctaagtttgtttgccaaatgtaggccctctgtgtactggatttcatgcagctcatcaatgtgtttcaacaatatgaactgtttgttcgtatcacaatagccttttatcaaacagggtgtgccgcagtagcttcaacatgtgacagggatccaacatggcaaagaaaagctttttttgtcactggatgtggaaaagaagcatccagctcagtcaggtccatcttgcagccaaggctgtgcagcaatgacaaattcgctgcagcgccatcgcaggtcaaactcacaatgtgtgcacctttttcgtgagtgaatctagcagcttgcagcaacaaattgcacctctgctcaccaccaaggccatgcactagaaagtagcaaatcggcagcttccatctgccattgattgcaacaagcattaaaacaaatgcatcttaggcaactggaaagctgtcatcattgacatcaatgcccatgtcaacatatccatggaagcttttcccatcccacactacttctttgaatggccatctcatccacaaccagattgcataatgtggagagccgtgctttaccttgatagccaatgcagtcattgcctcttttgaaaagtcagcagccctatcaatggattgatatcatttacacagtgtctttggatgcgggaggcatgtgttgaaaacagctcgtacatatctgtatgctctacgggaataaaaatgcaaagtcagtgcaaatggcctgagctctggcgagtaagtgggtgacattgctggcaccagacttatgtggcagttgacgcatgagcaagtctttttttgccccatgAAGACTCTGCAATacggcgacatcctcatttcctagaatgcgattgtcagataaatcttctatgacattttcgagatgagcaaccttttgaaaaagctgttgatgggattgccgtagagtcttcatcttcttcttggtcgcagtttgtaattgtgtaacgccatacttcatgcctcagaaaggccttttcaggtgcgtcttctgctggctgtggctgcaaaatatcacgcgctgtagcAGGTGCATGggtgaccaacatgacacaaagcacgtacacAGAACCAAGTACTTATCCTAGATTAACTAAAATGAgtttatgatgtagcatatatggctttcattcattagcacttgcttttgccagtgttaacaatgaaatttgaacgcagtatgcttgtcacctgtgtcaaaaaagggctgtaatgtagccaatgataggttgaacagttctatctttctcttcattctgagcattactaatagatcttttaaatctgtcgaaaacatcttacaaaaagctgtatgacattctcatatgcatttttgaaacttaaataattactttaaaggtgaaatccaaaatatatattaaagggaaacacaaGATTTTTtaaaagcagatcagaacatgaatgaaccaaggcacacatgtgagaaattgtcttaagcaagctctgtgatcattacgacaataaAACATGCCacgacatgttggatttcggaaggctcatcagcgatgtctgaatcagtcaaggacgcgctagcagatgtagcagtaccctctgctagcacatcaatcagacaagccctcagagatgtccatatccactgtggcttgagagagacctgcctgaatataagaaaagcatatttcacttcaggaatggtgggggacatctaccacagtcatgaaaaaggtatgatcaaactggaaacatgcattctggctgcatacagctgtgcatcaacttactggctcaacttgatgctgttatgttcccgtggatgtagctgcttcactttaaggttgactcattgctgtggcatcgtcctttgcaagcgtctgcagttaaagaataacccaccagatatttttaaggtccaacaataacatttgctgtggaatgcatttacacaacctttgcagagtcatgcaaaagacctcccatgatctgtgcatgctttccctacacaccgcatccccttgtgtattaaactatctttgatctaagtgtgcttgtaaaatacacatacagctaattgaatctcgggggaaatggagctgtagtaactttgcagtgcatgtttcacacaaaaatatcaaagatatagctgtaacacatacataatgtaatgtaatgccccctcggtaatgcctccaggccttcagggtactactaataaatgaatgaaaatgatgttcactcctgtaatttaaagtaaaactgtgttatttcatctcaactgtcatttacctgttgtttaaaatatgtcaaccaacatcatatcttctgaaaaaaaaaagaaaatgatattagcctcaacatggggagtgattgaactttgcactcacaagccgagttactacgagcagaatattctctacaaaattattgttcttggcgactatttcaaaacttggtatgttatgtgaagactaatctttcgtggtttcttcaattaattagttttattgcaattttgattgttttcagccacaagaaatacatacaaaattcagtcaataataatttttatagcaggaaatgtaattcttcgacaataaatagtttcacatcgtacctttttaggagtgtacgctatccgataaaagtactttaaagagaaataaatgtttagcacttagtgggaattatgacaaagttggaaaaaaatggctttaatagtattgcaccactatttcggcagttataattcacacgagcacgtagtcactaacgatcgcgcatatttcagttccattttcataaataaaagaaacgttcattgtgcttacctatggaaggacaggccatcgcgccgattttctgttcgattagggcatcctggcacaaaacacttcatcacgcaggtgcgcctactgctgacgggagttctcgccggtctgctgagaggccgaagactttgagcagatctcgagcaacagtgttgactgcgctacgggccggcacggccctaaatatgttcggagtctccggctcgccagtccatccttgggcacaagacgggacgcatttttttcccgtagggacagtcgcttcggaccctctgtacgctcgcttaatcgcgtgcacattttgcgggggc
This Dermacentor silvarum isolate Dsil-2018 chromosome 6, BIME_Dsil_1.4, whole genome shotgun sequence DNA region includes the following protein-coding sequences:
- the LOC119456609 gene encoding protein max produces the protein MNDEERDMDVEAERRTHRSALERRRRDRIKFTFDCLRDAVPSLQWERATRSQILKRATDYIQLMERKNREWQRTIKDLKRQRKHLEQQIRALEETEMRSGVGDCLPSCPVVATTGEGVYRAGVSSERSMLPEGM